One window of the Dreissena polymorpha isolate Duluth1 chromosome 5, UMN_Dpol_1.0, whole genome shotgun sequence genome contains the following:
- the LOC127881906 gene encoding uncharacterized protein LOC127881906: MLQNSDCHLPYDLLPGAIDNLRATESSFDSGYCASPLNPSAGSSRQLANMMQPMFLASPTKSPFKVNTDSNHMIIISPLKGIFSPFKDSSLSPFKLMQSPSKGFDVWDRDLFANFEENLFGMGDMSENLVDELLKSPKGKALMEMRQSPSQAVRRLRISPDNRHKGQRFQSLVDAHSDIYSVPQTTGLQCLDFEMVDIKEETTIHDHMYGQNMSGNTLSAIDPNKMGATPIKPRMTNIENAPIRKLSMMKSVGNCPMPNVVVKSENEPSVQHLSENWPPTERLKFARKQFQEILNDAVKREIQLLKQQKLKKAELVTKNILLENKKQLEFKIGKTEHHKQDRNLKDRVTKKGKKVKTYRKKKKDTYPQIKMALAKTTVRNQPPVVHRQLSPLTPLIHNTMLDPGWYPSADDDDEEVEQWTGPPPFHTQASGSFYSDDMSSEEEEETPTNYQYETLSGRRVTIKRPRLC; encoded by the exons ATGCTGCAAAACAGTGACTGCCATCTTCCGTATGACCTGTTACCAGGAGCTATAGACAATCTTAGGGCCACAGAATCATCATTTGATAGTGGATATTGTGCGTCCCCATTAAACCCTTCTGCAG GTTCCAGTCGTCAACTCGCCAACATGATGCAGCCGATGTTTCTTGCGAGTCCAACAAAAAGTCCTTTCAAGGTGAATACGGACTCCAATCACATGATAATTATCAGCCCTTTGAAAGGAATATTCAGTCCTTTCAAGGACTCCTCCCTCAGTCCATTCAAGCTTATGCAGAGTCCTTCAAAGGGTTTTGACGTTTGGGACAGAGACTTGTTTGCAAACTTTGAGGAAAATTTGTTTGGAATGGGCGACATGTCCGAAAATCTTGTGGATGAACTTTTGAAGTCCCCAAAGGGAAAGGCACTTATGGAAATGAGACAAAGTCCTAGCCAAGCAGTAAGAAGACTTCGCATTTCTCCAGACAACCGCCACAAAGGACAGAGGTTCCAGTCACTAGTTGATGCACATTCAGACATTTATTCTGTTCCGCAAACCACCGGATTACAATGCCTTGACTTTGAAATGGTAGATATAAAGGAAGAAACCACTATTCACGATCACATGTATGGTCAAAATATGTCGGGAAATACACTAAGTGCAATAGACCCAAACAAAATGGGTGCTACTCCAATAAAGCCTCGCATGACAAACATAGAAAATGCACCGATTCGAAAACTTTCAATGATGAAGTCTGTAGGAAATTGTCCTATGCCGAATGTTGTTGTGAAATCTGAAAACGAGCCCAGTGTGCAACACTTGTCTGAAAACTGGCCTCCAACAGAAAGGTTGAAGTTTGCACGTAAACAGTTTCAGGAGATATTGAACGATGCAGTGAAGAGAGAAATACAGCTACTGAAGCAGCAGAAATTAAAGAAAGCTGAGCTTGTGACGAAAAATATTCTTCTGGAAAACAAGAAACAGTTAGAGTTCAAGATCGGCAAGACAGAACACCACAAACAGGACAGAAATCTCAAAGACAGAGTGACTAAAAAGGGTAAAAAAGTGAAGACCTACAGGAAAAAGAAAAAAGACACCTACCCTCAAATAAAGATGGCTCTGGCAAAGACAACAGTTCGGAATCAGCCACCGGTTGTTCACAGGCAGCTGTCCCCACTAACTCCACTGATACATAACACCATGTTGGATCCTGGTTGGTATCCTAgcgctgatgatgatgatgaagaggtAGAGCAGTGGACTGGACCACCTCCCTTCCACACACAGGCTAGCGGTAGTTTTTATAGCGACGATATGTCGTCAGAGGAAGAGGAGGAAACGCCCACAAACTATCAGTATGAAACTCTTTCTGGACGAAGGGTGACCATAAAAAGACCAAGACTTTGTTGA